One window of the Paenibacillus beijingensis genome contains the following:
- the nusA gene encoding transcription termination factor NusA, whose product MSMDFIEALSEIEREKGISKDVLLEAIEAALISSYKRNFNTAQNVRVDINRHTGVIKVYARKTVVEEVLDPRLETSVEAAREINPHYQLDDIAEIEVTPRDFGRIAAQTAKQVVTQRIREAERGLIYHAFIDKEDDIVNGIVQRQDTRNLFVDLGKVEAVLPLTELMPTDKFKHGDRVKSYITKVENTTKGPQIILSRTHPGLLKRLFELEVPEIYDGVVEIRSVAREAGFRSKIAVYSRNHEVDPVGSCVGQKGVRVQTIVSELKGEKIDIVRWSENVDEYVANALSPSKVLEVIVFEQEKMARVIVPDYQLSLAIGIKGQNARLAAKLTGWKIDIKSESQAEQEYGRERTGEETMHQDSVSID is encoded by the coding sequence ATGAGCATGGATTTTATCGAAGCTTTGTCGGAAATCGAAAGAGAAAAGGGGATTTCCAAAGATGTGCTGCTGGAAGCGATCGAAGCGGCTCTGATTTCAAGCTACAAGCGCAATTTCAACACGGCTCAAAACGTACGGGTGGACATTAACCGCCATACCGGCGTCATTAAAGTTTATGCCCGCAAGACGGTTGTGGAAGAAGTGCTCGATCCGCGGCTGGAAACGTCGGTCGAGGCGGCACGCGAAATCAATCCGCACTACCAGCTTGACGATATTGCGGAGATTGAAGTCACGCCGCGCGACTTCGGGCGCATTGCGGCGCAAACCGCCAAGCAGGTTGTGACCCAGCGTATCCGCGAAGCGGAACGGGGCCTCATTTATCATGCGTTTATCGATAAAGAGGACGATATCGTAAACGGCATTGTACAGCGCCAAGATACCCGCAACCTGTTCGTCGATCTCGGCAAGGTGGAGGCGGTACTACCGCTAACGGAACTGATGCCAACCGACAAGTTCAAGCATGGCGACCGCGTCAAATCGTATATCACGAAAGTGGAAAATACGACGAAAGGTCCGCAAATCATTCTTTCCCGCACGCATCCTGGTCTGCTCAAACGATTGTTCGAGCTGGAAGTGCCGGAAATTTACGACGGCGTCGTCGAGATCCGTTCAGTGGCCCGCGAAGCGGGATTCCGCTCGAAGATCGCCGTTTATTCGCGCAATCACGAAGTGGATCCGGTAGGCTCCTGCGTCGGCCAGAAGGGCGTGCGCGTGCAAACGATCGTCAGCGAGCTGAAAGGCGAAAAAATCGACATCGTCCGCTGGTCGGAAAATGTGGATGAATATGTCGCGAATGCGCTCAGCCCGTCCAAAGTGCTGGAAGTGATCGTGTTTGAGCAGGAGAAGATGGCCCGCGTCATCGTACCGGATTACCAGCTTTCGCTCGCGATCGGCATCAAAGGCCAAAATGCGCGGCTTGCAGCCAAGCTGACCGGCTGGAAAATCGACATCAAGAGCGAATCGCAGGCCGAGCAGGAATACGGACGGGAACGCACGGGCGAGGAAACGATGCACCAGGACTCCGTTTCCATCGACTGA
- a CDS encoding DHH family phosphoesterase, whose amino-acid sequence MSEYDNRLQDALSFINGGDDYLVVSHVQPDGDAVSSTAAVFWLLSKLGKRAVLINESPIPQKFAFLAGAETIVHYREQPPQRKFKRIIAVDCADFRRIGDVAALFEEQYELLNIDHHPTNDRYGTVNVVRPDAAATVEILYDLIQHAAVPLDLEAATAIYTGLLTDTGGFRYSNTSPQVMEVAANLLALGVSGHQLADHLLERMTVAQLKLLRLGLNRLQFSGDNKICWLYIEPADMKEIGAVPEDLEGLVNYALNIEGVEVGILFKATDNGEVKASLRSAGKADVAAIAQLFGGGGHTRASGCRLAAPLAEAMPKVVEAVGKALTS is encoded by the coding sequence ATAAGCGAATACGATAACCGGCTGCAGGATGCTCTGTCTTTTATTAACGGAGGGGACGACTATTTGGTCGTCTCCCATGTTCAGCCGGACGGCGATGCGGTCAGCTCGACCGCGGCCGTTTTTTGGCTGCTTTCTAAGCTCGGCAAGCGTGCCGTCTTAATCAACGAAAGTCCTATCCCGCAGAAGTTTGCCTTTTTGGCGGGGGCGGAGACGATCGTCCATTACCGGGAACAGCCGCCGCAGCGCAAGTTCAAGCGGATCATTGCGGTCGATTGTGCGGATTTCCGCCGAATCGGCGACGTTGCCGCGTTGTTCGAGGAACAATACGAGCTGCTTAACATCGATCACCATCCGACCAATGACCGGTACGGAACGGTTAATGTGGTCCGTCCGGATGCGGCGGCTACCGTTGAAATTTTATATGATCTTATCCAGCATGCCGCCGTTCCGCTGGATTTGGAAGCGGCGACAGCGATTTATACCGGTCTGCTGACCGATACCGGCGGATTTCGTTATTCGAACACATCTCCGCAAGTCATGGAAGTCGCCGCCAATCTGCTCGCATTAGGCGTTTCGGGACATCAGCTCGCCGATCATTTGCTAGAGCGGATGACGGTTGCCCAGCTGAAGCTGTTAAGACTCGGTCTCAATCGGCTGCAGTTTTCCGGCGACAACAAAATCTGCTGGCTTTATATCGAGCCTGCGGATATGAAAGAGATCGGCGCCGTTCCGGAAGATTTGGAAGGACTCGTGAATTACGCCTTGAACATCGAGGGTGTGGAAGTCGGCATTTTGTTCAAAGCAACGGACAATGGGGAAGTGAAGGCGAGCTTGCGCTCGGCCGGCAAGGCAGACGTCGCCGCAATTGCGCAGCTGTTTGGGGGCGGCGGGCATACAAGAGCTTCGGGCTGCCGGCTGGC
- the infB gene encoding translation initiation factor IF-2, which produces MSSKEIITILKRLDLPVNNHMSVMENEMVGKVEGFFRDIKANAAAKRAKDGATVSATAAAAAGQTRAGTEKRQQQQGVHNIQTQQSSNKNQQDNQVTMNTTQSNSQANGASTGTQQRTSSHGGNRQGQQVGRSGQGQGGSRPQGSGTGRPQGQGAGRPQGQGGRPQGQSGGGSRPQGQGQGGRPQGTAGSRPAQGGGSRPQGQGGAGQGQSFGGNRPAGGRSGQGGPARTFSDNRPASGGSGRPGGGDSNFSRNSGGGAGKRKPGENKRFDDQRGGNGFRNNRGGKGNNRGRGAVQPPREKIDNTPKKIIVRGNMTVGDLAKLLHKDASEVIKKLIFLGVMATINQELDLDAIQLVADEYKVEVEVKIPVEEDTFENEEEKDDEADLESRPPVVTIMGHVDHGKTTLLDSIRKTNVTGGEAGGITQHIGAYQVEINHKKITFLDTPGHEAFTMMRARGAQVTDITIIVVAADDGVMPQTVEAINHAKAAGVPIIVAVNKIDKPEANPDKIKQELTEYELVPEEWGGDTIFVNVSAKQRLGLEELLEMILLVAEVNDYKANPNKRARGTVLEAELDKGKGPVARILVQHGTLKIGDAFVAGNCFGRVRAMINDKGRRLKEAGPSTPVEITGLTEVPQAGDPFMVFEDERKARAIAERRAIKQRQSEMGANSRVTLDDLYKHIQEGEIKDLNVILKADVQGSLEALKGSLSKIDIEGVRVKSIHNGVGAITESDIILASASNAIVIGFNVRPEPQAKITADQEKVDIRLHRIIYNVIDEIEQAMKGMLDPVFKEVVIGHAEVRNLFKVSKVGTIAGCMVTDGKISRNAEARITRSGIVVYEGKIDTLKRFKDDAKEVAQGYECGITLEKFNDINEGDIIEAFVMEKVEH; this is translated from the coding sequence ATGAGCAGCAAGGAAATCATTACGATATTAAAACGATTGGATCTGCCGGTCAATAATCATATGAGCGTCATGGAAAACGAAATGGTCGGCAAAGTGGAAGGGTTCTTCAGGGACATTAAAGCCAACGCCGCCGCAAAAAGAGCGAAGGACGGCGCGACGGTTTCGGCCACCGCTGCTGCAGCAGCGGGGCAAACTCGTGCCGGCACGGAGAAAAGACAACAACAGCAAGGGGTGCATAATATTCAAACTCAACAGTCTTCCAATAAAAATCAACAGGATAATCAGGTGACTATGAATACAACTCAATCAAACTCGCAAGCAAACGGTGCTTCGACAGGCACACAGCAGCGTACTTCCAGCCATGGCGGCAACCGCCAAGGGCAGCAGGTCGGACGCAGCGGTCAAGGACAAGGCGGCAGCCGTCCGCAAGGGAGCGGCACAGGCCGTCCGCAAGGACAAGGTGCAGGACGTCCTCAAGGACAAGGCGGTCGCCCGCAAGGACAAAGCGGCGGCGGCAGCCGTCCGCAGGGCCAAGGACAGGGCGGTCGTCCGCAAGGGACGGCCGGCAGCCGTCCGGCTCAAGGCGGCGGATCGCGCCCGCAAGGTCAAGGCGGAGCGGGCCAAGGCCAAAGCTTTGGCGGCAATCGTCCGGCAGGAGGCCGCAGCGGTCAGGGAGGACCGGCACGCACGTTTTCCGATAACAGACCCGCTTCCGGCGGCAGCGGCCGTCCGGGCGGCGGAGACTCTAATTTCTCCCGCAACTCCGGCGGCGGTGCCGGCAAACGCAAACCGGGAGAAAATAAGCGGTTTGACGATCAGCGCGGCGGCAACGGCTTCAGAAACAACCGCGGCGGCAAGGGCAACAACCGCGGACGCGGCGCTGTGCAGCCTCCGCGCGAGAAAATCGACAACACGCCGAAGAAAATTATCGTCCGCGGCAATATGACGGTCGGCGATCTGGCCAAACTGCTTCATAAAGACGCTTCCGAAGTCATCAAGAAACTGATCTTCCTTGGCGTTATGGCTACGATCAACCAGGAGCTTGATCTGGACGCGATTCAGCTGGTGGCGGACGAGTACAAAGTGGAAGTCGAAGTGAAAATTCCTGTCGAGGAAGATACTTTCGAGAACGAAGAGGAGAAAGACGACGAAGCCGATCTCGAATCCCGTCCGCCGGTCGTCACAATTATGGGTCACGTTGACCACGGAAAAACGACGCTGCTCGACTCCATCCGCAAAACGAACGTAACCGGCGGAGAAGCCGGCGGCATTACGCAGCATATCGGCGCTTATCAGGTCGAAATCAACCATAAAAAAATTACGTTCCTCGATACTCCGGGCCACGAAGCATTCACGATGATGCGTGCACGCGGAGCACAAGTAACGGATATAACGATTATTGTCGTTGCAGCCGATGACGGCGTCATGCCGCAGACGGTAGAAGCGATCAACCACGCGAAAGCGGCGGGCGTCCCGATTATCGTAGCTGTCAACAAAATCGACAAACCGGAAGCGAATCCGGATAAAATCAAGCAAGAGCTGACCGAGTATGAGCTCGTTCCCGAAGAATGGGGCGGCGATACGATTTTCGTCAACGTTTCCGCGAAACAGCGTCTCGGACTTGAAGAGCTGCTGGAAATGATTTTGCTTGTTGCCGAAGTCAACGACTACAAGGCGAACCCGAACAAGCGCGCGCGCGGAACCGTGCTGGAAGCCGAGCTTGACAAAGGCAAAGGTCCGGTTGCCCGTATTCTCGTACAGCACGGCACACTGAAGATCGGCGACGCGTTCGTAGCGGGCAATTGTTTCGGCCGCGTTCGCGCCATGATCAACGACAAGGGTCGCCGTCTGAAAGAAGCGGGACCGTCCACGCCGGTCGAAATTACCGGTTTGACGGAAGTGCCGCAAGCGGGCGATCCGTTCATGGTATTCGAAGACGAGCGCAAGGCAAGAGCGATTGCCGAACGCCGTGCGATCAAGCAGCGCCAGTCCGAGATGGGCGCGAACTCGCGCGTTACGCTCGACGATTTGTATAAGCATATCCAGGAAGGCGAGATCAAAGATCTCAACGTGATTCTGAAAGCGGACGTTCAAGGCTCGCTCGAGGCGCTTAAAGGCTCGCTCAGCAAAATCGACATCGAAGGCGTGCGCGTCAAGAGCATTCATAACGGTGTCGGCGCCATCACGGAATCGGATATTATTCTCGCATCCGCTTCGAACGCGATCGTCATCGGTTTCAACGTCCGTCCGGAACCGCAGGCGAAAATAACGGCAGATCAGGAGAAAGTCGACATCCGACTGCACCGCATTATTTACAACGTTATCGACGAAATCGAACAGGCGATGAAAGGGATGCTCGACCCGGTATTCAAAGAAGTCGTCATCGGCCATGCCGAAGTCCGCAACCTCTTCAAAGTAAGCAAAGTGGGTACGATCGCCGGCTGTATGGTAACGGACGGCAAGATTTCCCGCAATGCGGAAGCCCGTATTACGAGGAGTGGGATTGTCGTGTACGAAGGCAAGATCGATACGCTCAAACGGTTCAAGGACGATGCCAAAGAAGTGGCTCAAGGCTACGAATGCGGCATCACGCTGGAGAAATTCAACGATATTAACGAAGGCGACATTATTGAAGCGTTTGTGATGGAAAAAGTGGAACACTAA
- the rnpM gene encoding RNase P modulator RnpM, translating into MRPRKVPLRKCVACQEMKPKKELIRVVRTPAEEVLIDLTGKKAGRGAYLCGTVSCFRLAKKSKALDRALKQPVSPEIYDQLERDFISVEEAFLAAKDRGDDDE; encoded by the coding sequence GTGAGACCAAGAAAAGTGCCGCTGCGCAAATGCGTTGCCTGCCAGGAAATGAAGCCGAAGAAAGAGCTGATCCGGGTCGTCCGCACGCCCGCAGAAGAAGTGCTGATTGATCTGACGGGCAAAAAAGCCGGACGAGGCGCTTATTTGTGCGGCACTGTGAGCTGTTTCAGGCTCGCGAAGAAGAGCAAGGCGCTTGACCGCGCTCTTAAGCAGCCGGTTTCGCCCGAAATATACGACCAGCTGGAACGCGATTTCATCTCCGTTGAAGAAGCGTTTCTGGCCGCGAAGGATCGGGGGGATGACGATGAGTAA
- the rbfA gene encoding 30S ribosome-binding factor RbfA yields the protein MAKVRVGRVGEQIKKELSQIIQTELKDPRIGFITVTGVDVTSDLSQARVFLSVLGSDEQKEETLKAIARGTGFIRSELGKRIRLRHTPELLFKFDSSIEYGSRIETLLERINRENGAK from the coding sequence ATGGCTAAAGTCCGCGTAGGCCGTGTAGGCGAACAGATCAAAAAAGAATTGAGCCAGATTATTCAAACCGAATTGAAAGATCCCCGCATCGGATTCATTACGGTAACCGGGGTCGATGTAACGAGCGATCTGTCACAGGCACGGGTGTTTTTAAGCGTGCTCGGCAGCGACGAGCAGAAGGAAGAGACGTTGAAAGCGATCGCGCGCGGCACCGGCTTTATCCGCTCGGAACTCGGCAAGCGGATCCGGCTGCGTCATACGCCCGAGCTTCTGTTCAAATTCGACAGCAGCATTGAATACGGCAGCCGGATTGAAACGCTGCTTGAAAGAATCAACCGTGAAAACGGTGCAAAATGA
- a CDS encoding PolC-type DNA polymerase III, producing the protein MGDKRHRFELLMKQAELPFDMIDTHFSDGYIEKVIVSPSNREWTFCIRKASLVPAGVFLNFCRGIRDKFAHIAQVTFMFEYEEAVMTSDVLKEYWPIFVEWAQREMVSVNGWLGKASIEAQDDVLQLTMMDAMGLELAKKKRIDEAIVRFYGDYFSRVCRVKMSAGEARQDLYEEFNQKIVQEERDAVQQIMTSVASEVPDVEEGDVQLAVGYDIREEPVPIMNVVEEEKKVTVQGAVFGLDVKELRNGSTLFTFNVTDFTDSIAMKMFAKTKEDVKVLSKLANGKWIKARGRVEYDRFMQEPELVMMPNDMHEVVAPPDRKDDAEEKRVEFHLHSTMSTMDAVTPVDVYIKTAAKWGHKAVAITDHGGVQCYPDAFKAGKKHGIKVLFGLEANVVNDAVPMVIHPRDESLKDAEYVVFDIETTGLSITACKIIELAGVKYREGKKIDEFQTFIDPHEKIPYHIQQLTNITDDMVRGAPELEPKLKEFVEFVGDAVLVAHNARFDIGFIQAACKEIGIPEVPNPVLDTLELARFLHPTMKNHRLNTLADKYKISLDNHHRAIDDSIALAGILYGLIGDTLERNITGLHQLNDYVGLDLSNSRPFHCNIYALNAAGKKNLFKLVSLSHTEHFKRVPCIPKSKLTELRDGLLIVSGCEKGEFFESVLNKTVEEAEEVAEYYDVLEIQPVEFYMHLVEKGLVGSRAEIEQTMRKIVQIGAKLGKKVIATGNVHYLNPRDKLFRDITIHGITGFSPLKDMRKPDAHLRTTKEMLQEFKFLGEEIAYEVVVTNTSELADRFEPFEMFPDKLFTPIIEGADDEIRNTCYDTARRMYGEELPDVVVQRLEKELVPIIKYGFSANYLISERLVKKSNEDGYLVGSRGSVGSSVVATFLGISEVNPLPPHYLCRNSDCRHSEWILDGSVSSGFNLPDKACPDCGQMMKGDGQDIPFETFLGFKGDKVPDIDLNFSGEYQPHAHNYTKVLFGEKSVFRAGTIGTVAEKTAFGFTKKYEEDQGKKWRGAELSRLAAGCTGVKRSTGQHPGGIVVVPDYIEVEDITPVQYPADDTSAEWKTTHFDYHAFDANLLKLDILGHDDPTMMRMLQDLTGIDPTTIPMNDPKVMSLFNSTNALGVTPQQIRSPVATYGVPEMGTKFVRQMLEETLPTSFADLLQISGLSHGTGVWLGNAQELIKNGTCTIKTVIGCRDEIMLYLIYKAGMDAGLAFKITESVRKGKGLTPEWIEEMKRCKVPQWYIDSCLRIEYMFPKAHAAAYVISAVRTAFFKLYHPIAFYATYFTVRAEDFDLELLCQGYDPIMKRLLEIEQKGFNATPKEKASVSILEMALEMTARGFSFKPIDLYRSDATRWTIDGDSLIPPFAAIAGIGDNAARNIAASRDYGEFLSIEDFQQKSKATKTIVEVLGTMGCFRGLPESNQLSLF; encoded by the coding sequence ATGGGGGACAAGCGCCATCGTTTCGAGCTGCTTATGAAGCAGGCGGAGCTGCCGTTTGATATGATCGACACCCATTTTTCGGACGGATATATCGAGAAAGTGATCGTAAGCCCGAGCAACCGCGAATGGACATTTTGCATCCGTAAAGCGTCCTTGGTGCCTGCCGGCGTTTTTCTGAACTTTTGCCGAGGAATCCGGGACAAGTTTGCGCATATTGCGCAGGTGACGTTCATGTTCGAGTACGAAGAAGCGGTTATGACGAGCGATGTGCTGAAAGAATATTGGCCGATCTTCGTCGAATGGGCGCAGCGCGAGATGGTTTCGGTCAACGGCTGGCTCGGCAAAGCATCGATTGAAGCACAGGACGATGTGCTGCAGCTGACGATGATGGACGCGATGGGACTGGAGCTGGCCAAAAAGAAGCGGATCGATGAAGCGATCGTCCGCTTTTACGGCGATTATTTTTCGCGGGTGTGCCGGGTGAAGATGTCGGCGGGCGAAGCGCGCCAGGATCTGTATGAGGAGTTCAACCAAAAGATCGTGCAGGAAGAACGGGACGCCGTACAGCAAATTATGACAAGCGTCGCGAGTGAAGTGCCGGATGTGGAAGAAGGCGACGTGCAGCTGGCGGTCGGTTACGATATTCGCGAAGAGCCCGTTCCGATTATGAACGTGGTGGAAGAAGAGAAAAAGGTGACCGTGCAAGGCGCCGTCTTCGGTCTCGATGTGAAGGAGCTGCGCAACGGCAGCACGCTGTTTACGTTTAACGTCACCGATTTTACCGATTCGATCGCGATGAAAATGTTCGCCAAGACGAAGGAAGACGTCAAAGTGCTGAGCAAGCTGGCGAACGGCAAGTGGATCAAGGCGCGCGGCCGCGTGGAATACGACCGGTTCATGCAGGAGCCGGAGCTTGTCATGATGCCGAATGATATGCACGAGGTCGTGGCTCCGCCAGACCGTAAGGACGATGCGGAAGAGAAACGGGTGGAGTTCCATCTGCACAGCACGATGAGCACCATGGACGCCGTAACGCCGGTAGACGTTTATATCAAAACAGCGGCGAAGTGGGGGCATAAGGCGGTCGCGATCACTGACCACGGCGGCGTGCAGTGTTATCCCGATGCGTTCAAAGCCGGGAAAAAGCACGGCATTAAAGTGCTGTTCGGGCTGGAGGCGAACGTTGTCAACGACGCCGTGCCGATGGTGATTCATCCGCGCGATGAATCGCTGAAGGATGCCGAGTATGTCGTATTCGATATCGAGACGACGGGTCTTTCCATAACGGCCTGCAAAATCATCGAGCTTGCCGGGGTCAAATACCGCGAAGGCAAAAAGATTGATGAATTCCAGACGTTTATCGACCCTCATGAAAAAATTCCGTACCATATCCAGCAGCTGACGAACATTACCGACGATATGGTGCGCGGAGCGCCGGAGCTTGAGCCAAAGCTGAAGGAATTCGTTGAATTCGTCGGCGACGCCGTCCTTGTCGCCCATAACGCCCGCTTCGATATCGGATTTATTCAGGCGGCCTGCAAAGAAATCGGCATCCCCGAGGTGCCGAATCCGGTGCTCGATACGCTCGAGCTGGCCCGTTTTCTTCATCCGACGATGAAAAACCACCGTCTCAACACGCTGGCGGACAAATACAAAATTTCGCTCGACAACCATCACCGCGCGATCGATGACTCCATCGCCCTCGCCGGCATTTTGTACGGCCTGATCGGGGATACGCTGGAGCGCAATATTACCGGACTCCATCAGCTGAACGACTATGTCGGTCTCGACTTGTCGAACAGCCGTCCTTTCCACTGCAATATTTACGCCCTGAACGCGGCCGGCAAGAAGAACCTGTTCAAGCTCGTTTCGCTGTCCCACACGGAGCATTTCAAGCGGGTGCCCTGCATACCGAAAAGCAAGCTGACCGAGCTTCGCGACGGGCTGCTGATCGTATCGGGCTGCGAGAAAGGCGAATTTTTCGAATCGGTGCTGAACAAAACGGTCGAAGAAGCGGAAGAAGTGGCGGAATATTACGATGTGCTGGAGATCCAGCCGGTCGAATTTTATATGCATCTCGTGGAAAAAGGGCTCGTCGGCAGCCGTGCGGAAATCGAGCAGACGATGCGCAAAATCGTGCAGATCGGCGCCAAGCTCGGCAAGAAAGTGATCGCGACTGGCAACGTGCACTATTTGAACCCGCGTGACAAGCTGTTCCGCGACATTACGATTCACGGCATTACCGGTTTCAGCCCGCTCAAAGATATGCGTAAGCCCGATGCGCATCTGCGGACGACGAAAGAAATGCTGCAGGAGTTCAAGTTCCTTGGGGAAGAGATCGCGTATGAAGTCGTCGTGACCAATACGAGTGAGCTCGCCGACCGTTTTGAGCCGTTCGAGATGTTCCCGGACAAGCTGTTCACGCCGATCATCGAAGGAGCGGACGATGAAATCCGCAATACCTGCTACGACACCGCCCGCCGGATGTACGGGGAGGAGCTGCCGGACGTCGTTGTGCAGCGGCTCGAAAAAGAGCTGGTGCCGATTATCAAATACGGCTTCTCCGCCAACTATCTCATTTCCGAGCGGCTCGTGAAAAAATCGAACGAAGACGGCTATCTGGTCGGCTCGCGGGGGTCAGTCGGCTCGTCCGTCGTCGCGACGTTTCTCGGCATATCCGAGGTTAATCCGCTGCCGCCGCATTACTTGTGCCGCAATTCCGATTGCCGCCACAGCGAGTGGATACTCGACGGCAGCGTGTCGAGCGGCTTCAACCTGCCGGATAAGGCTTGTCCGGATTGCGGGCAGATGATGAAAGGAGACGGCCAGGACATTCCGTTCGAAACGTTCCTCGGCTTCAAAGGCGATAAAGTTCCCGATATCGACTTGAACTTCTCCGGGGAATACCAGCCGCATGCGCATAACTATACGAAAGTATTGTTCGGCGAGAAGAGCGTATTCCGCGCCGGCACGATCGGTACGGTAGCGGAAAAGACGGCGTTCGGCTTCACCAAGAAATACGAGGAAGACCAGGGCAAGAAGTGGCGCGGAGCCGAGCTGTCGCGATTGGCCGCCGGCTGCACCGGCGTCAAACGGAGCACCGGTCAGCATCCCGGCGGCATCGTCGTCGTCCCGGACTACATTGAAGTGGAAGACATTACGCCGGTTCAGTATCCGGCTGACGATACGAGCGCGGAGTGGAAAACGACCCACTTCGATTATCATGCTTTTGACGCCAATCTGCTCAAGCTTGATATTCTGGGACACGACGATCCGACGATGATGCGGATGCTGCAGGATTTGACGGGCATCGATCCGACGACCATTCCGATGAACGATCCGAAAGTGATGAGCTTGTTCAACTCCACGAATGCGCTCGGAGTAACGCCGCAGCAAATCCGCTCGCCGGTCGCCACTTACGGTGTGCCGGAGATGGGGACGAAGTTCGTGCGGCAGATGCTTGAAGAGACGCTGCCGACCTCGTTTGCCGATTTGCTGCAAATTTCCGGACTTTCGCACGGGACGGGCGTATGGCTGGGCAATGCGCAGGAGCTGATCAAGAACGGCACCTGTACGATCAAGACCGTTATCGGCTGCCGTGACGAAATTATGCTTTACTTGATTTATAAAGCGGGCATGGACGCCGGGCTGGCGTTCAAAATAACCGAAAGCGTGCGGAAGGGCAAAGGGCTTACGCCGGAGTGGATCGAAGAAATGAAGCGGTGCAAGGTGCCGCAGTGGTACATCGATTCGTGCTTGCGCATCGAGTATATGTTCCCGAAGGCGCACGCCGCCGCATACGTCATATCCGCCGTGCGCACCGCCTTTTTCAAGCTGTATCATCCGATTGCGTTTTATGCGACATATTTTACGGTACGCGCCGAAGACTTCGATCTGGAATTGCTTTGCCAAGGCTACGACCCAATCATGAAGCGGCTGCTTGAAATTGAGCAGAAGGGATTCAACGCAACGCCGAAGGAAAAAGCATCCGTCTCCATCTTGGAGATGGCGCTGGAGATGACCGCCCGCGGCTTCTCGTTCAAGCCGATCGACCTGTACCGCTCCGACGCCACCCGCTGGACGATCGACGGCGATTCGCTTATCCCGCCGTTTGCCGCGATCGCCGGCATCGGCGACAATGCGGCGCGCAACATCGCCGCTTCCCGCGACTACGGTGAGTTCCTTTCGATCGAAGACTTTCAGCAAAAGTCCAAAGCGACGAAGACGATCGTCGAGGTGCTCGGAACGATGGGCTGCTTCCGCGGACTGCCGGAATCGAACCAGCTGTCGCTGTTTTAA
- the rimP gene encoding ribosome maturation factor RimP: MSASKIKTAVEEMITPFLREHGFELVDIEYVKEGSNWFLRVFVDKEGGIDIDECGRISEYLSERLDENDPVTDAYFLEVSSPGAERPLKKPEDLRKAVGKQVNITTYEPIDGLKEFEGVLTKFDGEQVSVTIGRKTHVIPYAKVAGARLAIVF, encoded by the coding sequence TTGAGCGCATCCAAAATCAAAACCGCCGTAGAGGAAATGATTACCCCTTTTCTCCGGGAACATGGATTTGAGCTGGTTGATATCGAATACGTCAAAGAGGGAAGCAACTGGTTTCTCCGCGTATTTGTAGATAAAGAAGGCGGCATCGACATCGACGAATGCGGCCGAATCAGCGAGTATTTGAGCGAACGTCTGGATGAGAACGATCCCGTAACGGACGCTTATTTTCTGGAAGTATCTTCGCCGGGAGCGGAACGTCCGCTGAAGAAGCCGGAGGATCTGCGCAAAGCGGTCGGCAAACAGGTCAACATTACGACGTATGAGCCGATCGACGGCTTGAAAGAATTCGAAGGCGTTCTGACCAAATTTGACGGCGAGCAAGTATCCGTCACGATTGGACGCAAAACGCACGTCATTCCATACGCGAAAGTCGCCGGAGCAAGACTGGCGATCGTGTTCTAA
- a CDS encoding L7Ae/L30e/S12e/Gadd45 family ribosomal protein, whose protein sequence is MSKALSQLGMAMRAGKVVTGDETVLKTVRQGKAHLVLIASDASDNTKKKYRDKCATYGVVMSEAFSREALGRALGKAERVSVAVTDAGFANMIRGQLSQNTEVEYID, encoded by the coding sequence ATGAGTAAGGCATTGTCGCAGCTCGGGATGGCGATGAGGGCCGGGAAAGTCGTCACAGGCGACGAAACGGTGCTCAAGACTGTGCGTCAAGGTAAAGCACACCTTGTTCTAATCGCGAGCGACGCCTCGGACAACACCAAAAAAAAGTATCGTGACAAGTGCGCCACGTATGGGGTCGTGATGTCGGAAGCTTTTTCCCGGGAAGCTTTGGGAAGGGCACTCGGTAAGGCGGAGCGCGTATCGGTTGCAGTTACCGACGCCGGCTTTGCAAACATGATCAGGGGTCAATTAAGCCAAAATACGGAGGTGGAGTATATTGACTAA